GGCAGTATTTGAGCGGGTATCAGGCGATCATGTATAACGAGTTTATGAAGGCGTACGATGACGGCGACCTCGCCTTGTTCCGCGAAAAATCCGCGAAGTTCCTGAAAAGCTTCGACCTGCTCGATCAGATCCAGCAGACGCGCGTGAACTGCACGCTGGGTGAATGGCTGGGGCTCGCGACGGACGCCGCGGCGAGTTATGACGACTTCTCGCGCCGCATCTTCGAAAAGAGCGCGAAGGCGCTTATAACCGTCTGGCACGCGATGGGTTCGCTCATGGATTACGCCTACCGCGCGTATTCGGGGCTGATCACGGATTATTACAAACCGCGTTGGGAAAAGCGCGTCAAAGCGTGGGACGACCGCCTGAACGGCATAAACACGCCGTTCCCATCGTCTGCGCAATTCGACGATTCCGGCTGGATTTACGTGCTTGAGGATAAAGAATACGGCAGAGAGCTAAACAACGATAAGGCGGGCGTCGCCGCGGCGGCGTCGGACGTCTTGCAGTACTATTCATTCGTGCCGTCGATAAAGGATATAGACACCAACCACCTGCTTTTCAACCTCGCGCTCAAAAAGAACGTCTGGGCGACGAGCTATGAATACGACAGCGAACCGGAATACGCGGTAAACGGACTGCGCACGATAGAAAGCAAATACTGGGGCGCGCAGTATCCCTGCTCCTTGACGATAGACCTCAAAGACGTTTATGAGATCGAAAAATTCAACATCGTCAATTTTTACAGCACGGACCGCTACTATCATTATGAAATATACCTCTCTACGAACAATCGCGACTATGTAAAAGTAGCGGAAAAGGTCAACTCCGATCCGCCGACCGCAGCGGGAGACACTTATGAGATAGAGCCGACGCCCGCGCGCTATGTAAAGGTGACGATGACGTATAATTCCAGAAATACCGGCGCCCATATAGTCGAAGTTGAAGCGTGGGGCGATAATCCGAACATTTCCGCGGCGCAGAGGAGGGTGCTGATAAAGCAGCTCGAAGCGCAGCAGAAGAAGATAGAAGAGCTGCGCGCCTGCTACAGAGGCGTGCTCTCGACCGTAACGGAGTTCTCGACGCAGTCGCCGCAGCCGCAGGATGTTGACGGCGACGGCGCGATAACGGTCTCCGACGTGCTGCTTGTTATGCGTATGGTCGTCGGGTTCGATCCCGTCGACCTTAACGGCGACGCTAACGGCGACGGCCACGTCAACATCTGCGACGCTCTCATTCTGCTTCGCTCCGCTGTCGGAGTAATATAATTTAACCGGTTCAAAATACCGCAAGGACGTGATAATATGAAAATCGACATTTCCGAATTAGGGCTACCGCGTGAAGCGGTCGACCGTTCGCTCGTTTCCGCGGGCGATCCCGCGCGGCTCTCGCGTGTTATGCGCAAGGCGCGTGAAGGCGGCAGGATATGCGTCGCCTGCATCGGCGGCTCGATAACCCAGGGCGCTTACGCTTCGGACTATGAAAAGACCAGCTACGCCGCGCTTGTCGGCGACTGGTGGCGCGATACCTTCCCGAAGGCGCAAATTGAATTCCATAACGCCGGCATCGGCGGAACGCAGAGCATCCTCGGCGTCCACCGGGTCGAACGCGACGTGCTCCGGTACGACCCCGACTTCGTTATCGTGGAGTTCGCCGTCAACGACCATCCGGACAACTGGGAGACCGAGGCGTATTCGAATCTCTGCCGCCGTATCCTTTCGTGGCGCACGAACCCCGCGGTGCTGCTGCTCTTCACGATGGATCACGCCTACATCAATACGCAGGAGACGGAGATCACCGTCGGCGAGCATTACGGACTGCCGATGGTCAGCCAGCGCGACGCGCTCAAGCCGGAGATCGAAGCCGGACGTATCGTCTGGACGGATATTGCGAAGGATTGGGTGCATCCCAACGACCGCGGCCACGCTATAATCGCGGCGCTTGTATGCGACCGCCTGCAAAGCGTGTTCGATAGCCTTGACGGCATAACGGATGAGGAAAAACCGCTCCCTGAGATCTTTATCAGTGACCGCTACGCGAACGCACGCCTCTACACCTACGACGATATAACGCCGGAATCGCTCGGCAGCTTCACGTTCAAGTTCGAAGAGGAACGCTTCTGGCTCGCATACAGGAAATACTGGCACTGCGAGGGCGCTGGCGAACCGATAAGATTCAAGGTAACAGGCAGCCGCGTTTTCCTGATGTACGATGGCGGCACGACCGACAAGCACAAGATCTCCTACAGCGTTGACGGCGGTGAAATAACGCCCGTTGTGCAAACGACTCTCGACGCCGGATCTGCCGCGCTCTACCGCGTTTTCGACGGCGCGGAAGGAGAGCACGAGATTGCCGTACGCTGCGACGAAGGCGTCTTCGATATGAAGGGGCTGCTCGTCAGCTGAAACGGCTGAAACCGCTAAAAAAAGAAATAACGTAATAAAATCAGCCCGCGGAACTCCGCGGGCTGATTTTATTTCATATGATTTCGTTTTACTTTCCGCCGAAGAGAGAGTCTATAACGAGGTTCTGTTTCGGTCCGAAGGATTCGCGGATAGTGTACCAGTTTTCGCCTCTGAGCGCTCCGTTGAGGACTTCCTCCCATTCGAGCAGCTCGTTATATGTGTACTGGTGCTCGTAATAACGCGGGGCGCGCATGCGGATGAACTGATCGTAGGTCCAACCGTTGATCTCGCACTGCGCGAGGGTGGAGGTCATATCGAGCTCCGGAGTCTGTTTGTAGAAGTTGAAGATCTCGATAAAGGCTCTCGCCTCGTTGACGTTCTTCGCGCCGACGGGGATCGCGTGGCCGCCGATGACGTAGTCCTGTCTCGGGCCGAGGCCGGTGGCGGTGTTTTCGGGGATCGGCACGAAGTCGATCTTGCCGTTTGCGGCCATCGAGCGGAAGGGCTCGGACATAGTCAGCCAGTTGCCGAAGAGGTACATCGCCGCCTTACC
This is a stretch of genomic DNA from Clostridia bacterium. It encodes these proteins:
- a CDS encoding SGNH/GDSL hydrolase family protein translates to MKIDISELGLPREAVDRSLVSAGDPARLSRVMRKAREGGRICVACIGGSITQGAYASDYEKTSYAALVGDWWRDTFPKAQIEFHNAGIGGTQSILGVHRVERDVLRYDPDFVIVEFAVNDHPDNWETEAYSNLCRRILSWRTNPAVLLLFTMDHAYINTQETEITVGEHYGLPMVSQRDALKPEIEAGRIVWTDIAKDWVHPNDRGHAIIAALVCDRLQSVFDSLDGITDEEKPLPEIFISDRYANARLYTYDDITPESLGSFTFKFEEERFWLAYRKYWHCEGAGEPIRFKVTGSRVFLMYDGGTTDKHKISYSVDGGEITPVVQTTLDAGSAALYRVFDGAEGEHEIAVRCDEGVFDMKGLLVS